A single region of the Pontibacter kalidii genome encodes:
- a CDS encoding DUF421 domain-containing protein: MEEYFDLIFGLDEDTLTWWQMSARAVWVFFAALLIIRLGNHRIFGKSSAFDIVLGIIFGSILSRAITGNSPFWPTLAAAFVLVMLHKLLASFAFHTSYDVSDFIKGASKTLVKDGELQKETMEENSITKNDLKEAVRSSGSHGGVERIKHAYLERSGNISVILKNEGEE; the protein is encoded by the coding sequence ATGGAAGAGTATTTTGATCTGATTTTCGGCCTTGATGAGGACACATTGACCTGGTGGCAGATGTCTGCGAGGGCGGTTTGGGTTTTCTTTGCCGCCCTGCTGATTATCCGGCTCGGGAACCATCGCATCTTCGGGAAAAGCTCAGCTTTCGATATTGTGCTGGGTATCATCTTTGGCTCCATTTTAAGCCGGGCCATAACCGGCAATTCCCCTTTTTGGCCCACCTTAGCTGCTGCCTTTGTGCTGGTTATGCTGCACAAGCTGTTGGCTTCTTTCGCTTTTCATACCAGCTACGACGTGAGTGACTTTATAAAAGGTGCCTCTAAGACGCTGGTAAAGGATGGGGAGTTACAAAAAGAGACAATGGAGGAGAACAGTATAACGAAAAACGACCTGAAAGAAGCTGTCCGGAGTTCGGGCAGCCACGGAGGCGTAGAACGCATTAAGCACGCTTACCTG